A genomic stretch from Deltaproteobacteria bacterium includes:
- a CDS encoding M28 family peptidase — protein MSSTGRRTSPTTCRPCRSRTSISRRATGCGSAWDRARDCTSSRRHGRSTPATWPAFCPAICRTPSSTPRTWTTTGGIARGFAALPRRERSVLFLAVTGEERGLLGSAWFARHPTIPRERMIANLNLDQLLPAYPVGELVLRGAELSTLEDHVRAAAAELAIAIVADPVPEQNFFARSDQLNFARIGVPSACLWQGFSGPRGEAAFKDFRANRYHQPSDEWLPTYDWEAAAQMARVELLVGISLLAGPRPKWKPDSPFH, from the coding sequence ATTTCGTCAACGGGCAGGCGCACGTCACCGACGACCTGCCGCCCTTGCCGGTCGCGTACGTCGATCTCGCGGAGAGCGACCGGCTGCGGCAGCGCGTGGGATCGCGCGCGAGACTGCACCTCAAGCAGACGACACGGGCGTTCGACTCCGGCAACGTGGCCGGCCTTTTGCCCGGCGATTTGCCGGACACCGTCGTCTACTCCGCGCACCTGGACCACCACGGGTGGGATCGCGCGCGGCTTCGCGGCGCTGCCCCGACGGGAACGTTCGGTGCTCTTCCTCGCCGTCACCGGCGAGGAGCGCGGACTGCTCGGTTCGGCCTGGTTCGCGCGGCACCCGACGATCCCGCGCGAGCGGATGATTGCCAACCTGAATCTCGATCAGCTCCTGCCCGCGTATCCGGTGGGCGAGCTCGTGCTGCGGGGCGCGGAGCTGTCGACGCTCGAGGATCACGTCCGCGCGGCGGCCGCCGAGCTTGCAATCGCGATCGTCGCCGACCCGGTGCCCGAGCAGAACTTCTTCGCCCGCAGCGACCAGCTCAACTTCGCGCGCATCGGCGTGCCGTCCGCCTGCCTGTGGCAGGGGTTTTCCGGACCGCGAGGCGAGGCCGCCTTCAAGGATTTCCGCGCCAACCGCTACCACCAGCCGTCGGACGAATGGCTGCCGACCTACGACTGGGAAGCGGCCGCCCAGATGGCGCGCGTCGAGCTGCTGGTGGGGATCTCGCTGCTCGCGGGGCCGCGGCCGAAGTGGAAGCCGGACAGTCCCTTCCATTGA
- a CDS encoding VWA domain-containing protein, translating into MDERLQDFAGLLRQNGLRISPAEVADAAQATLLVGLEDRAAFRGALRATLVKRGQDAPVFDRLFELFFTGVKDLLEGLQGSLLDALERENLGEAELEEVARMLAQMSPLAQALAAGRTDQLARILRQATVAIDFRGLQSPLQRGFYARRLLQAAGGSQAEKDLQHLLQMLQQRGLDPALVELATRRVSQTLKALEDSVRRVADREQKARDPEARGEKSLLHRNLSSLTADEVQRMRAVVRRLAERLKARLSRRRKVRRRGHLSVRRTLRKNLSTGGEPYKLVFRARRPERPEIVVLCDVSDSVRNVSRLMLQFVYTLQELYARVRSFVFVSDIGEVTDLFKKTDVSTAVDLATAGRVINLSANSNYGHALKLFHGTWLGSITRRTTVIVIGDGRTNYNPPNAWVLGDLRRKCRRLIWLCPEEQHSWGFGDSEMPLYARHCHRVESVRSVDDLGRVAAELMP; encoded by the coding sequence GTGGACGAGCGCCTGCAGGACTTCGCCGGACTGTTGCGCCAGAACGGCCTGCGGATCTCTCCCGCCGAGGTGGCGGATGCCGCGCAGGCGACGCTGCTCGTCGGCTTGGAGGACCGCGCCGCCTTCCGCGGCGCGCTTCGCGCGACACTGGTCAAGCGCGGCCAGGACGCGCCTGTGTTCGACCGGCTCTTCGAGCTCTTTTTCACCGGCGTCAAGGATCTGCTGGAAGGTCTTCAAGGGTCGCTCCTGGACGCGCTCGAGCGCGAGAACCTGGGCGAGGCGGAGCTCGAGGAAGTGGCGCGGATGCTGGCGCAGATGTCGCCGCTGGCGCAGGCGCTCGCAGCCGGCCGCACCGACCAGCTCGCGCGCATCCTGCGGCAGGCGACGGTGGCCATCGATTTCCGAGGCCTGCAGAGCCCGCTGCAGCGCGGATTCTACGCGCGGCGTCTGCTGCAGGCGGCCGGCGGGTCGCAGGCGGAGAAGGATCTGCAGCACCTTCTGCAGATGCTGCAGCAGCGGGGCCTCGATCCCGCCCTGGTGGAGCTCGCCACGCGCAGGGTCTCGCAGACGCTGAAGGCGCTCGAGGATTCCGTCCGGCGCGTGGCCGATCGCGAGCAGAAGGCGCGGGATCCCGAAGCGCGCGGCGAGAAGTCGCTGCTGCACCGCAACCTCTCGTCGTTGACCGCCGACGAGGTGCAGCGCATGCGCGCGGTGGTCCGGCGGCTGGCGGAGCGGCTCAAGGCGCGTCTGTCGCGCCGGCGCAAGGTGAGACGCCGCGGGCATCTGAGCGTGCGCCGGACGTTACGCAAGAACCTCTCCACCGGAGGCGAGCCGTACAAGCTCGTGTTTCGCGCGCGCCGGCCGGAGCGGCCGGAGATCGTCGTACTCTGCGACGTGAGCGACTCGGTCCGCAACGTCTCGCGGTTGATGCTGCAGTTCGTGTACACGCTGCAGGAGCTTTACGCGCGCGTACGCAGCTTCGTCTTCGTCAGCGACATCGGCGAGGTCACGGACCTGTTCAAGAAGACGGACGTGAGCACCGCCGTCGACCTGGCCACCGCCGGCCGGGTCATCAACCTTTCCGCCAACTCCAACTACGGCCACGCCCTGAAGCTCTTCCACGGCACCTGGCTCGGCTCGATCACGCGGCGCACGACGGTGATCGTGATCGGGGATGGCCGCACCAACTACAACCCGCCCAATGCGTGGGTGCTCGGCGACCTGCGCCGCAAATGCCGCCGCCTGATCTGGCTTTGCCCCGAGGAGCAGCACTCCTGGGGATTCGGCGACAGCGAGATGCCCCTCTACGCCCGCCACTGCCATCGGGTGGAGAGCGTGCGCTCCGTGGACGACCTCGGCCGCGTGGCAGCGGAGCTGATGCCCTAG